In Paenibacillus phoenicis, one genomic interval encodes:
- a CDS encoding sensor histidine kinase: MSIRRKLFLFIPLFVLVMSSVSFFLFQSGKSVQESYHLMMKRILLYKEISYEVGENMRSMNRFIMQVDMESLPEVVKHLNAVKSLRSDLDGLQTIGGSDLALANYRNLIDTFLEQAEAMIERISYEDSDTMAGAYIEAEQTQRFIREEAQELVDLELEQYKPIYEEMMDATGNLNKLGILLVVTAAAFSILLAIWLSRSITNPIRRLVATAKQISKGRMDTKAPESDSNDEISILCRAFNGMIDNIQQLMAENINNLEKDRLVKELELKTLQSQINPHFLFNTLNSISKLAYLEGATKTSDLAVSVSRLLRYNLQKLDQAVPLREEVAHVTEYMNIQKARFRDRIAFRMNIDERALDGRVPCLTLQPILENAFVHGIEQMEEGAVLELAIRLGEGDRVEIEIRDNGVGMSRETVDRLLQSVRGDAPQMGGKRHSTGLGTHNVFKRLHLFFDGEEQIEIDSEEGAGTAVRFTLPLRVGIS, translated from the coding sequence ATGAGCATCCGCCGCAAGTTGTTTCTGTTCATCCCGCTGTTCGTGCTGGTGATGAGTTCGGTATCGTTTTTCCTGTTCCAAAGCGGAAAGAGTGTTCAGGAGAGCTACCACTTGATGATGAAGCGCATCTTGCTGTACAAAGAGATCTCCTACGAGGTGGGAGAGAACATGCGGTCGATGAACCGTTTCATCATGCAAGTGGACATGGAAAGCTTGCCCGAGGTTGTTAAGCATTTAAACGCAGTCAAGTCCTTGAGATCGGATCTCGACGGCCTCCAAACGATTGGCGGAAGCGACCTGGCCCTCGCCAATTACCGCAACCTGATCGACACGTTCCTGGAGCAGGCCGAGGCGATGATCGAGCGGATCAGTTACGAGGATTCCGATACGATGGCCGGGGCTTATATCGAAGCCGAGCAGACGCAGCGCTTTATCCGCGAGGAGGCTCAGGAGCTGGTCGACTTGGAGCTGGAGCAATATAAGCCGATTTACGAAGAGATGATGGATGCGACCGGAAATCTGAACAAGCTGGGCATTCTGCTGGTGGTGACGGCAGCGGCCTTCAGCATTCTGCTGGCGATTTGGTTGTCGCGCAGCATTACCAATCCGATCCGCCGGCTGGTCGCGACTGCCAAGCAGATCTCCAAAGGGCGGATGGACACGAAAGCGCCGGAGAGCGACAGCAACGATGAGATTAGTATTTTGTGCCGGGCGTTTAATGGAATGATTGACAACATCCAGCAGCTGATGGCGGAGAATATCAACAACTTGGAGAAGGACCGGCTGGTGAAGGAGCTGGAGCTCAAGACGCTGCAAAGCCAGATCAATCCGCATTTTTTATTTAATACTTTAAACTCCATCTCCAAGCTGGCCTATCTCGAAGGGGCAACCAAGACAAGCGACCTGGCTGTTTCCGTGTCTCGTCTGCTGCGCTACAACTTGCAGAAGCTTGACCAGGCGGTCCCGCTGCGCGAGGAGGTGGCCCATGTTACGGAATACATGAACATCCAGAAGGCGCGGTTCCGCGATCGGATTGCCTTCAGGATGAACATCGACGAACGCGCACTGGACGGGAGAGTCCCTTGCTTAACCTTGCAGCCGATTCTGGAGAACGCTTTTGTACACGGCATTGAACAGATGGAGGAAGGGGCTGTGCTGGAGCTGGCGATTCGCCTTGGCGAGGGGGATCGGGTCGAGATTGAAATCCGCGATAACGGGGTTGGCATGAGCCGAGAGACGGTGGATCGGCTGCTGCAATCGGTACGCGGCGATGCTCCGCAGATGGGGGGTAAAAGGCATTCGACCGGCTTGGGTACGCATAATGTGTTCAAGCGGCTGCATTTATTTTTTGACGGAGAGGAACAAATCGAGATCGACAGCGAGGAAGGGGCTGGAACCGCCGTCCGGTTTACGCTGCCTCTTCGCGTAGGGATTTCATAG